One stretch of Paenibacillus sp. FSL R5-0341 DNA includes these proteins:
- a CDS encoding MFS transporter, with product MTSIKKSLLDLRGFHPMIYILLIGTALARAANAMSIPFLAIYLSKETDLNPILIGLIVGAGALSSAFGGFFGGVLSDQFGRKRIMLLALYIWGLVFIGFFYTHATLIFLILNILNGLCRTFFEPVAQALMSDLAPSEKRIRIFSMRYLAINVGVTIGPLLGAYIALEESSVAFLFTGLFYILYAVSLSLLLRLFNISEINKTKKEIVTIVSAAKVIMRDSYFRRLLIGGIIVTIAYSQLDSTLPQYLNQSFVNGIEFYAIMLSLNALLVVIFQIPLTSWIESKGSLFAIILGNIFISIGYIGFCFSPNLVFLLISIFVFTVGEILYFPAASAMVDRIAPDHLRGTYYGAQSFLYFGKFIGPILGGFLLNQLGGSGLFVTMVFLTLIGTVFYRIKFERNTTKIEHNNSF from the coding sequence ATGACTTCTATTAAGAAAAGCTTGCTTGATTTAAGAGGATTCCACCCTATGATCTATATACTATTGATTGGTACAGCACTTGCTAGAGCAGCTAATGCTATGAGTATTCCATTTTTAGCCATTTATCTAAGTAAAGAAACCGATTTAAACCCAATTTTGATTGGTCTCATTGTTGGTGCAGGAGCATTATCAAGTGCTTTTGGTGGCTTTTTTGGTGGTGTATTGTCTGATCAGTTTGGACGTAAAAGGATCATGTTACTGGCTCTTTATATATGGGGACTTGTCTTTATTGGTTTTTTCTACACGCATGCTACTTTAATTTTCTTAATCCTAAATATTCTTAATGGACTATGTCGCACTTTTTTTGAGCCGGTGGCTCAAGCGTTGATGTCTGATCTTGCGCCAAGTGAAAAAAGAATTCGTATTTTTTCTATGAGGTATCTCGCTATAAATGTAGGGGTAACAATTGGACCATTATTGGGAGCTTACATAGCTCTTGAGGAAAGTTCAGTAGCGTTCTTATTTACTGGATTGTTTTATATTCTGTATGCCGTTTCATTATCTCTCCTATTACGCTTATTTAATATAAGTGAGATCAATAAGACGAAGAAAGAAATTGTTACGATTGTATCAGCTGCGAAAGTTATAATGAGAGATTCGTATTTTCGCAGATTGTTGATCGGTGGTATTATTGTGACTATTGCTTACTCTCAATTAGATTCAACTCTTCCACAATACTTAAATCAAAGTTTCGTGAATGGTATTGAGTTTTATGCAATCATGCTGAGCCTTAATGCACTATTAGTAGTAATTTTCCAAATACCTTTAACTTCATGGATTGAAAGCAAAGGTTCTCTGTTTGCGATTATTTTAGGTAATATATTCATATCAATCGGATATATTGGCTTTTGCTTTTCCCCTAATTTAGTATTTCTTCTTATATCTATATTTGTGTTCACAGTAGGAGAAATTCTATATTTCCCTGCTGCCAGTGCTATGGTAGACAGAATAGCACCAGATCATCTAAGAGGTACATACTACGGTGCTCAATCATTTTTGTATTTCGGAAAATTCATAGGACCAATTCTAGGTGGTTTTTTATTGAATCAGCTTGGTGGATCGGGGCTTTTCGTTACCATGGTTTTTTTAACTTTGATCGGTACTGTATTTTATCGTATTAAATTCGAAAGAAATACAACCAAAATCGAGCACAATAATTCTTTTTGA
- a CDS encoding class I SAM-dependent methyltransferase, protein MGSYWEDRFEMEGRIWGELPSEMAFKAISLYKQFNIKKVLVLGAGYGRNTKELSNFFDVDGIEISSTAIKLAREFDTKSNFIHASIFDIELEERYDAIFCYNLLHLFKQNERDLIINKCIELLNENGVSFFSVFSDEDSNNGKGNQIEPCTYEYKKGKYAHFFTEDDLMEHFKHFTILETGHLKEQLFYTHQSSTWISLRYISTLKK, encoded by the coding sequence ATGGGGTCTTATTGGGAAGATAGATTTGAAATGGAAGGAAGAATTTGGGGAGAACTACCTAGTGAAATGGCATTTAAGGCAATATCACTTTATAAGCAGTTTAATATAAAAAAAGTACTCGTTTTAGGGGCGGGATATGGGCGGAATACCAAGGAACTATCTAACTTTTTTGATGTAGATGGAATTGAAATTTCGTCAACTGCCATCAAACTTGCACGGGAATTTGATACTAAATCTAACTTTATTCATGCTTCCATATTTGATATTGAATTAGAAGAGAGATATGACGCTATATTCTGTTACAATCTTCTTCATTTATTCAAGCAGAACGAACGAGATTTAATCATAAACAAATGTATTGAACTTCTTAATGAAAATGGAGTAAGCTTTTTTTCTGTATTTTCAGACGAGGATAGCAACAATGGAAAAGGAAATCAGATTGAACCCTGTACATACGAATATAAAAAAGGGAAGTATGCTCATTTTTTTACGGAGGATGATTTAATGGAGCACTTCAAACACTTTACCATTTTGGAGACTGGCCATCTCAAAGAGCAACTTTTTTATACACATCAGAGTAGCACATGGATTAGCTTAAGATATATTAGTACTCTCAAGAAATAA
- a CDS encoding cellobiose phosphorylase, with product MTTMINEPIRLSAGELSFTFLNSGDLYQATSGTTMLNQLLSNQIDGSLNNLYLRVHEGENISSFPLLGVRSNSKVITSKAQSSNQLIWEGTVQLEGSEQGIGYQVVFTATPQGVWFWDVKLTGQQHNVDVVYGQDVGLADPGAVRSNEAYLSQYIDHTVFEDEAKGYVVCSRQNQPQGGAFPYMQQGSLTKAIGYSTDGFQFFGLSYKETNQPESLNRQTLANETYQYEFAYTALQSELLNLNGEAQVVFYGLAKPNHAEGISALEFGDEVTAAWNEVQALTVENGDTLEQVKLSSFLGEPLVTLDLTQDEIHDLFPDRHQEEHSGEELLSFFTGSYEHIVLKAKELLVERPHGHILMSGGNVQLGAKVITTTSYMYGIFNSQLVIGNTNFNKMISNARNALNVPKTAGQRIYVEMDGQYRLLTMPSLFEIGFNYVRWIYKTESDTIIVTNYTGAHTTEVSMNVRSTSGTAYRYLVTNQITMNVNEYEYPLHMTQDGDTLIFKADPQAISAGTYPDLQYRMSVDGATVNVGDETLLASGIRSGSASLVTLSLEASAEWTLKVQGVLEGQADSGVVAGSSLTFEEEVQAYREFFAGVMNGFRLSRGEGQSAEDLFKVNALAWWYTHNMLVHYSVPHGLEQYGGAAWGTRDVCQGPVEYFMATQKYEQVRDIIKMVYTHQYEDDGNWPQWFMFDKYFAIQQEESHGDIIVWPLKVLADYLTATRDYAILDEKVPYTVKHSFGFTEETATVLDHAKKEIEYIRSHFLHDTFLSSYGDGDWDDTLQPANAQLKQYMVSSWTVALTYQSVNVLSQALKFKDADFAQELDVLAQGIREDFNRYMLGTDVIPGFVYMEEADQAKLMLHPTDTETGIQYRLLPMTRSMIGELLNAEQAESHYALIREQFLCPDGVRLMNRPAQYAGGVSTHFKRAEQASNFGREIGLQYVHAHIRYVEAMAKLGKTDQVWNGLAMINPVGIGEVVPNAEIRQANSYFSSSDGKFNTRYEAQEHFDQLRKGTVQVKGGWRIYSSGPGIYMNQLISNALGIRQEGGDLVIDPVLPAELNGMQFEFEYAGEPVTFIYHLNEGAVSRVAVNGKDIRTERTANRYRQGGVCISLDEFRQARSATERTVVDIYM from the coding sequence ATGACAACGATGATTAATGAACCGATCCGGTTGAGTGCCGGGGAGTTATCCTTTACCTTTTTGAACAGTGGAGACCTGTACCAGGCTACATCTGGTACAACGATGTTGAACCAGTTGCTAAGTAACCAGATTGATGGATCTCTAAATAACCTGTACCTACGTGTACACGAGGGAGAGAACATCAGCTCGTTCCCGCTACTCGGTGTACGTTCGAATAGCAAGGTGATTACAAGCAAAGCACAGTCCAGCAACCAGTTGATCTGGGAGGGCACAGTTCAGCTGGAGGGCAGTGAACAAGGCATTGGATACCAAGTCGTATTTACGGCTACACCACAAGGTGTCTGGTTCTGGGATGTGAAGCTCACAGGACAACAACACAACGTAGACGTGGTATACGGACAGGATGTAGGTCTTGCTGATCCAGGTGCGGTACGCAGCAATGAAGCTTATCTGTCACAATACATTGACCATACGGTGTTTGAAGATGAAGCGAAAGGTTATGTGGTATGTTCCCGTCAAAACCAGCCTCAGGGCGGTGCATTTCCGTATATGCAACAAGGATCCTTGACTAAAGCAATCGGTTATTCCACAGATGGATTCCAATTCTTCGGTCTGTCGTACAAGGAAACGAATCAACCAGAGAGCTTGAATCGCCAGACGCTTGCGAATGAGACGTATCAGTATGAATTTGCCTACACGGCATTGCAATCTGAACTGCTGAATCTGAACGGAGAAGCTCAGGTGGTCTTTTATGGACTGGCGAAGCCTAATCATGCCGAAGGAATCTCTGCACTGGAATTCGGAGATGAAGTTACCGCAGCATGGAATGAAGTACAGGCTCTGACTGTGGAAAACGGTGATACGTTGGAACAGGTGAAACTGTCCTCCTTCCTGGGTGAACCACTGGTTACGCTTGATCTGACACAAGATGAGATTCATGATCTGTTCCCTGATCGTCATCAGGAAGAGCACAGTGGTGAGGAACTGTTATCCTTCTTCACAGGCAGCTATGAGCATATCGTTCTAAAAGCGAAAGAATTGCTTGTGGAGCGTCCACACGGTCACATTCTGATGAGTGGTGGCAACGTGCAGCTTGGAGCAAAGGTTATTACGACGACATCGTATATGTACGGTATTTTTAACTCACAGCTCGTTATTGGTAACACCAATTTTAATAAAATGATCAGTAATGCCCGCAATGCATTGAACGTGCCGAAGACGGCGGGACAACGCATTTATGTGGAAATGGACGGACAATATCGTCTGCTGACGATGCCTTCCCTGTTCGAGATTGGCTTCAACTATGTACGTTGGATCTACAAAACGGAATCCGATACGATCATCGTGACCAACTATACAGGGGCACATACTACGGAAGTAAGCATGAATGTGCGCTCCACAAGTGGCACGGCATACCGTTACCTGGTAACGAACCAGATTACGATGAATGTGAATGAATACGAGTATCCGCTGCATATGACGCAGGACGGCGATACTTTGATCTTCAAGGCTGATCCACAAGCGATCAGTGCCGGAACGTATCCGGATCTGCAATACCGCATGTCGGTGGATGGCGCGACTGTAAATGTAGGGGACGAAACGCTGCTGGCAAGTGGTATCCGCAGTGGGTCTGCATCTCTGGTAACGCTTAGTCTGGAAGCAAGTGCTGAATGGACGCTGAAGGTACAAGGAGTACTGGAAGGTCAAGCGGATAGCGGAGTGGTAGCAGGATCAAGCCTGACGTTCGAAGAGGAAGTACAGGCATATCGCGAGTTCTTCGCAGGTGTGATGAACGGGTTCCGTTTGTCCCGTGGCGAAGGTCAGAGTGCAGAGGATCTGTTCAAAGTTAATGCGCTGGCGTGGTGGTACACCCACAACATGCTGGTTCACTACTCCGTACCTCACGGTTTGGAGCAGTACGGCGGCGCGGCTTGGGGTACACGGGATGTGTGCCAAGGTCCGGTGGAGTACTTTATGGCAACGCAAAAATATGAGCAAGTTCGCGATATCATCAAAATGGTCTACACTCACCAATACGAAGATGATGGCAACTGGCCGCAATGGTTCATGTTTGATAAATACTTTGCAATTCAACAGGAAGAGAGTCATGGCGACATCATCGTATGGCCGCTGAAAGTTCTGGCGGATTACCTGACAGCGACTCGCGACTATGCGATCCTGGATGAGAAAGTACCTTATACCGTCAAGCATAGCTTCGGGTTCACGGAAGAGACGGCAACTGTACTGGATCACGCGAAAAAAGAGATCGAATATATCCGTTCGCACTTCCTGCACGATACGTTCCTCTCTTCCTACGGAGACGGCGACTGGGATGATACGCTCCAACCAGCCAATGCACAGCTGAAGCAATACATGGTGAGCAGTTGGACGGTGGCATTGACGTATCAGTCCGTGAATGTGCTCTCGCAAGCGTTGAAATTCAAGGATGCGGACTTTGCACAGGAGCTTGACGTGCTGGCTCAAGGCATCCGTGAGGACTTTAACCGTTACATGCTGGGCACAGATGTGATTCCAGGCTTTGTGTATATGGAAGAAGCTGACCAAGCGAAGCTGATGCTTCACCCAACGGATACAGAGACAGGCATTCAATATCGTCTGTTGCCAATGACGCGCAGTATGATCGGTGAATTGCTAAATGCGGAGCAAGCAGAGTCACATTATGCATTGATCCGTGAACAGTTCCTGTGCCCTGATGGCGTGCGTCTGATGAATCGTCCGGCTCAATATGCTGGCGGAGTAAGCACACACTTCAAACGTGCAGAGCAAGCATCCAATTTCGGACGTGAGATTGGTTTGCAATATGTACACGCCCATATTCGTTACGTGGAAGCGATGGCGAAGCTCGGCAAGACAGATCAGGTGTGGAATGGTCTCGCGATGATCAACCCGGTTGGTATCGGCGAGGTTGTGCCTAACGCGGAGATTCGCCAAGCGAACTCGTACTTCAGTAGTTCGGACGGTAAGTTCAATACACGTTACGAGGCACAGGAGCATTTTGACCAGCTTCGTAAAGGGACTGTACAGGTGAAAGGCGGATGGAGAATCTACTCCAGCGGCCCTGGAATCTACATGAACCAGCTGATCTCCAACGCGCTTGGCATTCGTCAAGAAGGTGGCGATCTGGTCATTGACCCGGTATTGCCAGCTGAGCTGAATGGCATGCAATTCGAATTCGAGTATGCGGGTGAGCCAGTGACGTTCATTTATCATTTGAATGAAGGTGCTGTGAGCCGTGTAGCGGTGAATGGCAAGGATATTCGTACCGAGCGTACAGCGAACCGTTACCGTCAGGGCGGGGTCTGCATCTCACTGGATGAGTTCAGACAAGCACGTAGTGCAACTGAGCGCACGGTTGTTGATATTTATATGTAA
- a CDS encoding LacI family DNA-binding transcriptional regulator: MATIKDVAKLAGVALSTASYALSGDSKVSAKTKAKVLEAARELNYRKNGFAMDLKRSRTNTIALILTDLSGPYYSELIRSVQDVALANGYDLIACSSMGGRDSTAVRFLREKRVDGAIVLAHNIQDDILVESAGHRFPIIVMDRQLSSDHLVNVLVDGEQGGYLATSHLIQAGHQKIAYISGPANSYDNALRYQGYLRAMREAGLEEKSKWRLNGNFVRDGGYSATKMMIMQGELPSAVFYGNDEMAIGGLKALEERGISVPNDISVIGFDDIQLSEYVRPPLTTIRQPKHEAGSLAGHLLFQMLNGEAVDPSYTLTINMIERSSVRSV; the protein is encoded by the coding sequence ATGGCAACGATTAAGGATGTGGCAAAGCTGGCAGGTGTAGCACTCTCGACTGCTTCCTATGCGCTGAGCGGGGATAGCAAGGTTAGTGCCAAGACCAAGGCTAAAGTGCTTGAGGCAGCACGAGAATTGAATTACCGCAAGAACGGCTTTGCCATGGACCTGAAGCGGAGCCGGACGAACACGATCGCTTTGATCCTGACAGATCTGTCGGGCCCGTATTACTCGGAGTTGATCCGCAGTGTACAGGATGTAGCTCTCGCGAACGGGTATGACCTGATTGCGTGCAGCTCCATGGGTGGACGGGATTCAACGGCAGTACGATTTTTGCGTGAAAAAAGAGTAGATGGAGCCATTGTCCTGGCACATAACATTCAAGATGATATTCTGGTGGAATCTGCCGGTCATCGCTTTCCCATCATCGTGATGGATCGTCAGCTGTCGAGTGACCATCTGGTCAACGTGCTGGTGGATGGAGAGCAAGGTGGTTACCTCGCTACCAGTCACCTGATTCAGGCAGGACATCAGAAGATTGCTTATATCAGCGGCCCAGCCAACTCGTATGACAATGCGCTGCGTTACCAAGGGTATCTGCGAGCGATGCGGGAAGCGGGACTTGAAGAAAAGTCCAAATGGCGTCTGAACGGTAACTTCGTACGTGATGGCGGATACAGTGCAACCAAAATGATGATCATGCAGGGTGAGCTCCCCTCAGCTGTATTTTACGGTAACGATGAGATGGCGATTGGCGGCCTGAAAGCATTGGAAGAGCGTGGCATATCCGTGCCGAATGACATTTCCGTAATCGGATTTGACGATATTCAGTTGTCCGAATATGTTCGTCCACCGCTGACAACGATACGCCAACCGAAGCATGAAGCTGGGTCGCTCGCCGGACATCTGTTATTCCAGATGCTCAATGGCGAAGCGGTAGATCCATCGTATACGTTAACGATTAATATGATCGAGCGCAGCTCTGTACGTTCGGTCTAG
- a CDS encoding AraC family transcriptional regulator, giving the protein MNISKPIYHKNSLSRPVSLQKIQSIPDALFKLRHLVQLHDREAFSRTDEMWSTLHVLYVITAGQARLISAEGKLTLNVGSAVIRQAGSLLQHENKRGSLSPIQGIAIAFDSTENEQLFWPFGIPAPIASRTLTDRAVELVQASTAGRDSTPFRPHMLFYELLEILRDHVAHSAHEDHSWLDAVLRHIHQMYTHPLTREQLARDANVSPEHFSREFKKHTGLTFVEYVTRLRIRMAQEHLLFANPTLQEIAQLTGYRDTFYLSRKFKQMVGAAPTHYRKMPKKIVSLTYNYTASLLALGHTPHMGAVASWMEEKLGEHGQDGHEPFEQHSEYDLVKHTDLIANTQPDVIVGYAPHPASDELRLIAPTILMPFEELDWQEQLLHLGRITGLESNAQTLLNRYHQLEQEANHTLDQWMEGTRGSAVCMFMIGEDGAYIYGHGWGRASHVLYQSLGFTPPSRMEQDGQLLTGYVHVPLSEIHLYAADHMFVAYPEEPAEREMLNNLLNQESWGTLSAVREGHVYEIDADMFYGFDPLSVMEQLQHIMRHLTS; this is encoded by the coding sequence ATGAATATATCCAAGCCCATTTATCATAAAAACTCGCTGTCCCGCCCCGTTTCCTTGCAGAAGATTCAGTCCATCCCCGATGCCCTGTTCAAGCTGCGCCATCTGGTGCAACTTCACGACCGTGAGGCGTTCTCCCGTACAGATGAGATGTGGAGCACCCTTCATGTACTATACGTCATTACTGCTGGACAGGCCAGGCTGATCAGTGCAGAGGGTAAACTGACATTAAATGTGGGCTCCGCAGTGATTCGCCAAGCTGGAAGCCTGCTTCAGCACGAGAACAAGCGAGGTTCCCTGTCGCCAATACAAGGCATTGCTATTGCTTTTGATTCCACTGAAAATGAACAGCTGTTCTGGCCGTTCGGGATACCAGCTCCCATTGCGAGTCGTACTCTCACCGATAGGGCAGTCGAATTAGTTCAAGCCAGTACGGCAGGCCGTGATTCCACCCCCTTCAGGCCACATATGCTTTTCTATGAGTTACTGGAAATTTTGCGGGATCATGTGGCTCATTCTGCTCATGAAGATCACTCCTGGCTTGATGCTGTGCTTAGACATATCCATCAGATGTATACCCATCCGCTGACCCGCGAACAATTGGCACGCGATGCGAATGTGAGTCCTGAGCATTTTTCACGGGAGTTCAAGAAACATACAGGTCTTACGTTTGTTGAATATGTGACCCGTCTCAGAATCAGGATGGCTCAGGAACATCTGTTGTTCGCGAACCCTACTCTACAGGAAATAGCACAACTGACAGGCTACAGGGACACCTTCTATCTGAGCCGCAAATTCAAACAGATGGTTGGAGCAGCACCAACACACTACCGGAAAATGCCCAAAAAAATTGTATCTTTGACTTACAATTATACAGCCTCGCTCCTGGCATTGGGCCACACTCCCCACATGGGCGCCGTAGCCAGCTGGATGGAAGAGAAACTGGGTGAACATGGTCAGGATGGTCATGAACCATTTGAGCAACATTCCGAATATGACCTGGTTAAACATACGGATCTGATTGCAAACACTCAGCCCGATGTCATTGTAGGCTATGCACCGCATCCCGCTTCCGATGAACTACGTCTGATCGCACCGACCATTCTGATGCCTTTTGAGGAACTCGATTGGCAGGAGCAGCTCCTTCATTTGGGCCGAATCACAGGGCTTGAGTCCAATGCACAGACGTTGTTAAATCGATATCATCAACTTGAGCAAGAGGCCAATCATACATTGGATCAATGGATGGAAGGGACACGAGGGTCCGCCGTTTGCATGTTTATGATTGGAGAGGATGGGGCTTATATCTATGGTCATGGCTGGGGCAGGGCTTCTCATGTGCTGTATCAATCGCTGGGCTTCACTCCACCGTCACGGATGGAGCAGGACGGGCAGTTACTCACAGGGTACGTTCATGTTCCATTGTCTGAGATTCACTTGTACGCCGCAGATCACATGTTTGTAGCCTATCCTGAGGAACCTGCCGAACGAGAAATGCTGAACAACTTGCTGAATCAGGAATCCTGGGGCACCCTCTCCGCCGTTCGTGAAGGACATGTATACGAGATTGATGCCGACATGTTCTATGGATTTGATCCCCTGTCCGTTATGGAGCAGTTGCAGCATATCATGCGTCACCTCACATCATAA
- a CDS encoding iron-hydroxamate ABC transporter substrate-binding protein codes for MFAAKKRFSGLLLILAIIMILAACSSGTGSTATEQTTAAGTETTTAFSETNTDTSSGSDNSNATRIYKSLSGDVEIPAEPKRIVTDMYVSDLLALGVKPVGAVQYYLENPFYADQVAGIESIGDRAAVSMEKVIAMNPDLIITYSDQASEIESYQKIAPTVVIPYGTFTNVYDEIRGFGELMNKSEEAEAWLKTYDERIEAARAKVQTVIKPEETFSILEVSDKSYYGYGDNFGRGGQAVYRALGLAPLEITKKELMGDTQWKEISREVVGDYAGDHIFLTVGENNKNYQGDSIWKSLPAVKNNQVYELLEDRYWYFDPIAIQGQAEEFADMIVERAEQNRK; via the coding sequence ATGTTTGCTGCAAAAAAACGCTTTTCCGGCTTGCTGCTTATACTCGCCATCATTATGATTCTGGCTGCTTGTAGCAGCGGAACAGGCTCGACTGCCACTGAACAGACAACGGCAGCGGGAACCGAAACGACAACAGCCTTTTCCGAGACGAACACAGACACGTCATCTGGTTCAGACAATTCGAATGCTACACGAATCTACAAGTCATTAAGCGGGGATGTTGAGATTCCGGCTGAACCGAAACGGATCGTTACGGATATGTACGTAAGTGATCTGCTTGCACTGGGTGTAAAACCTGTTGGTGCTGTTCAATATTATTTGGAAAACCCGTTCTATGCGGATCAAGTGGCGGGCATAGAGAGTATCGGTGATCGGGCGGCAGTATCCATGGAGAAGGTCATTGCCATGAACCCGGATCTGATCATTACCTACTCCGACCAGGCCAGCGAGATTGAGAGTTATCAAAAAATCGCTCCTACCGTAGTCATCCCTTATGGTACATTCACCAATGTATATGACGAAATCCGGGGATTCGGAGAGCTGATGAACAAATCCGAAGAGGCCGAAGCTTGGCTAAAAACATACGATGAACGGATTGAAGCCGCTCGTGCTAAGGTGCAAACCGTCATCAAACCGGAGGAAACCTTCTCCATCCTTGAAGTATCCGACAAGAGTTATTATGGATATGGAGATAACTTTGGTCGAGGAGGACAGGCGGTATACCGCGCTTTGGGACTTGCTCCACTCGAAATTACCAAAAAAGAACTGATGGGTGATACCCAATGGAAAGAGATTTCGCGTGAAGTCGTTGGTGATTATGCAGGGGATCATATCTTCTTGACCGTTGGGGAAAACAATAAAAATTACCAAGGTGATTCCATCTGGAAATCCCTGCCGGCTGTGAAAAACAATCAGGTGTACGAACTACTGGAGGACCGTTACTGGTACTTCGACCCGATTGCAATTCAAGGTCAGGCTGAAGAATTCGCCGATATGATCGTAGAACGTGCCGAGCAAAACCGTAAATAA
- a CDS encoding ABC transporter ATP-binding protein: protein MLRRFMSYYRPYKRLFILDFSCAIAAALLELAFPLAVNRVVDQLLPAGNWSMILAACVGLLGIYLLSSFFHYAVTYWGHKLGINIESDMRRELFQRVQKQSFRFFDNNKTGHLVSRMTNDLMDIGEIAHHGPEDLFIAFMTLAGAFGIMLGINWQLAVMTFIIVPLMIYLSLYFSRKMSKAFKRMFADIADYNARVENNVSGIRVVQAFANEKHEVGRFVENNERFRLTKLITYRIMAWNSSLSFILMKFVSLFVLVCGTWFVIQGSMTYGEFIAFVMLSNVFLGPIEKINSVIETYPKGIAGFRRYLELLEAVPDVEDTPQAKPIPDVKGDIAFHNVTFSYGEHKPTLSQVNLDVQAGQTVALVGPSGGGKTTLCSLIPRFYDVDAGHISIDGIPVKDMTLESLRSHIGIVQQDIFLFDGTIRENIAYGKLNASDEEIWQAIRRAQLEELVQSQPDGLDTMIGERGVKLSGGQKQRLSIARMILKNPPILILDEATSALDTETEAAIQLALSELAQGRTTLVIAHRLATIRHADRIVVVENGSVAEQGSHEELLARKGSYSRLHQAQFG from the coding sequence ATGCTTCGCCGTTTTATGTCTTATTATCGCCCTTACAAAAGGCTCTTTATATTGGACTTCTCCTGTGCCATCGCCGCTGCGCTGCTGGAGCTGGCCTTTCCACTCGCCGTAAACCGGGTGGTCGATCAACTGCTTCCGGCTGGCAATTGGTCCATGATCTTGGCGGCGTGTGTCGGATTGCTCGGCATCTACCTGCTCAGTTCCTTTTTCCATTATGCTGTCACCTATTGGGGCCACAAGCTCGGCATTAACATCGAATCCGATATGCGGCGTGAACTGTTCCAGCGTGTTCAGAAGCAATCCTTCCGCTTCTTCGATAACAATAAGACCGGACATCTGGTCTCCCGCATGACCAACGATCTGATGGATATTGGTGAGATCGCGCATCACGGACCCGAGGACTTATTTATCGCCTTTATGACACTCGCCGGAGCTTTCGGGATAATGCTGGGGATTAACTGGCAGCTCGCTGTGATGACGTTCATCATTGTGCCGCTGATGATCTACCTGTCGCTGTATTTCAGTCGCAAAATGTCCAAGGCGTTCAAGCGCATGTTTGCGGATATCGCCGATTATAATGCACGGGTTGAGAACAATGTGAGCGGCATCCGTGTGGTACAGGCTTTTGCCAATGAAAAACATGAAGTAGGACGTTTCGTTGAGAACAACGAACGTTTCAGACTCACCAAACTAATCACCTACCGCATCATGGCCTGGAACTCTTCACTCAGTTTTATCCTGATGAAATTTGTATCCCTGTTTGTACTGGTGTGCGGAACCTGGTTTGTCATTCAAGGCAGTATGACTTACGGGGAATTCATCGCTTTTGTGATGTTATCCAATGTATTCCTCGGACCGATCGAGAAGATTAACTCTGTCATCGAGACGTATCCCAAAGGCATCGCCGGATTCAGACGTTACCTGGAGCTTCTTGAAGCTGTACCTGATGTAGAAGATACACCACAGGCGAAACCCATTCCAGACGTGAAAGGCGATATTGCCTTCCATAACGTTACCTTTTCTTATGGAGAACACAAACCTACGCTGTCTCAGGTCAATCTGGATGTTCAGGCAGGCCAGACGGTGGCTCTGGTTGGACCTTCGGGCGGAGGTAAAACGACGTTATGCAGCCTGATCCCACGCTTCTACGATGTGGATGCGGGACATATCTCCATCGATGGCATTCCGGTGAAGGACATGACGCTGGAATCACTGCGCTCCCATATCGGGATTGTGCAGCAGGATATTTTCCTGTTTGATGGAACGATTCGTGAAAATATTGCATACGGCAAACTGAATGCTTCCGATGAAGAAATCTGGCAAGCCATTCGCCGAGCCCAACTGGAAGAGCTGGTACAATCCCAGCCAGACGGACTGGACACCATGATTGGTGAACGTGGCGTGAAACTGTCCGGCGGACAGAAGCAGCGTCTATCCATCGCAAGAATGATCCTGAAAAATCCGCCCATTCTCATTCTGGATGAAGCCACCTCCGCACTCGATACCGAGACAGAAGCTGCTATTCAACTGGCGTTGTCCGAGCTGGCTCAAGGCCGTACGACATTGGTGATTGCCCATCGACTGGCGACCATTAGACACGCCGATCGTATCGTGGTGGTGGAGAACGGCAGTGTCGCTGAACAAGGAAGCCATGAAGAACTGCTCGCGCGTAAAGGCTCGTACAGCCGACTGCATCAAGCCCAGTTTGGGTAA